The Bordetella sp. FB-8 genome includes a window with the following:
- a CDS encoding type II toxin-antitoxin system HipA family toxin has product MNNGLIAVYGDWDGLAEPLRLGRLYTHLAAAQEVFEYEFDDEVLNRPDMAGLKLDPRLGWFTGRQYPPQGQETFGAFSDASPDRWGRLLMRRRLERAQRAGRADPKTRLYESDYLMGAHDAYRVGALRFRRDDEGPFLDDQHDIAAPAFVQLRALEAASLALERDEDNTASEVDVWLRMLIAPGASLGGARPKASVVDPTGHLWIAKFPSVRDDYDVGAWEMVAYTLANACGLDVPDALVRRFGSAHHTFLVKRFDRTLQGRRRHFASAMNLTGHQDGDDASTGASYLEIAQVLMTDGASTDADLRELWSRIVFNLLVSNTDDHLRNHGFLLKPGQGWALSPAFDMNPAPRAHGLKLNISESDNAMDLELAQSVAPYFRVSVEQAEEIISNQIHVVSQWQTIADSLSISHREQQQMEAAFRLACF; this is encoded by the coding sequence ATGAACAACGGGCTTATTGCCGTCTATGGAGATTGGGACGGCCTTGCCGAGCCTCTGAGATTAGGCAGGCTTTACACGCACCTCGCTGCCGCCCAGGAAGTCTTCGAATACGAATTCGACGACGAAGTGCTGAATCGGCCAGATATGGCTGGTCTCAAGCTCGACCCGCGGCTCGGCTGGTTCACGGGCCGACAGTATCCGCCACAAGGACAGGAGACGTTTGGCGCATTCAGTGACGCCAGCCCGGATCGATGGGGGCGCCTGTTGATGCGCCGGCGGCTGGAGCGGGCGCAGCGCGCCGGCCGGGCCGACCCCAAGACGCGGCTTTATGAATCGGACTACCTGATGGGCGCTCATGACGCATATCGCGTCGGTGCGCTGCGTTTTCGGCGTGACGACGAAGGCCCGTTCCTGGACGATCAGCACGACATTGCAGCGCCTGCGTTTGTGCAATTGCGCGCGCTAGAGGCCGCAAGCCTGGCCCTCGAGCGCGATGAAGACAATACGGCGAGCGAAGTCGACGTATGGCTGCGCATGCTGATCGCACCCGGCGCTTCATTAGGGGGCGCACGTCCCAAGGCCAGCGTGGTCGATCCAACAGGACACCTCTGGATCGCCAAGTTTCCCAGTGTGCGTGACGACTATGACGTCGGAGCCTGGGAAATGGTGGCGTACACCTTGGCCAATGCCTGTGGGCTTGACGTGCCCGATGCGCTGGTCCGGCGGTTCGGCAGTGCTCACCACACCTTCCTGGTTAAACGGTTCGATCGCACGTTGCAGGGTCGGCGGCGGCACTTTGCTTCCGCGATGAACCTGACCGGCCATCAGGATGGTGATGATGCCTCGACAGGCGCAAGCTACCTGGAAATCGCGCAGGTGTTGATGACCGACGGCGCGAGCACCGATGCCGATTTGCGAGAGCTATGGTCGCGCATTGTCTTCAATCTACTCGTGTCCAATACCGATGACCATCTGCGCAACCACGGTTTTCTGCTGAAACCGGGACAGGGGTGGGCACTTTCTCCAGCATTCGATATGAATCCGGCACCCCGCGCCCACGGACTGAAGCTCAATATCAGCGAGTCGGACAACGCGATGGATCTGGAATTGGCGCAGTCCGTTGCGCCTTACTTCAGAGTTTCCGTTGAGCAGGCCGAAGAAATTATTTCGAACCAGATTCATGTTGTTTCGCAGTGGCAGACGATCGCCGATTCTCTTTCAATCTCCCACAGAGAACAGCAGCAAATGGAAGCTGCCTTTCGTCTTGCCTGTTTTTGA
- the mug gene encoding G/U mismatch-specific DNA glycosylase, translating to MDTCPSLADLLEPGLSVVFCGINPGLRAASTGHHFEGRNNRFWQVLHRAGFTPEQIRPEDDHTVLRYGCGLTTAAPRPTARAAELSRSELERAGDALRRKIELYAPRYVAFLGKMALSAICGTPDIEWGPQAKPFGGARAWVLPNPSGLNRAFDLDALVAAYRQLRITALCMR from the coding sequence GTGGACACCTGCCCATCTCTTGCCGACCTGCTCGAACCGGGCCTGTCGGTCGTATTTTGCGGAATCAATCCCGGCCTGCGCGCGGCGTCGACGGGCCATCACTTTGAAGGCAGAAACAACCGGTTCTGGCAAGTCCTGCATCGTGCAGGTTTCACCCCCGAGCAGATCCGTCCCGAAGACGATCACACGGTTCTTCGATATGGCTGCGGTCTTACCACCGCGGCCCCACGACCGACCGCGCGGGCTGCCGAGCTTTCGCGCTCGGAACTCGAACGGGCCGGGGATGCTCTGCGGCGCAAGATCGAGCTGTACGCGCCACGGTACGTCGCTTTCCTCGGAAAGATGGCACTGTCGGCGATTTGCGGCACGCCCGACATCGAGTGGGGACCGCAAGCAAAACCGTTTGGCGGTGCGCGCGCATGGGTCTTGCCCAATCCAAGCGGATTGAATCGGGCATTCGACCTCGATGCGCTGGTGGCTGCTTATCGGCAATTGCGCATTACTGCACTGTGCATGCGCTGA
- a CDS encoding MFS transporter encodes MMAIIAGAVITNIYCTQPILPLIKAGLRVDVTKVDFVAAAALLGFSTGLALLLPLGDRFDRRKLVLGQIALAFVFAAAAAVAPGIWTLIAASFGLGIVSCVPQQLVPFAAVMSRPTERGRSVGTVVSGIMVGILLGRTIAGAVGAAYGWRAVYGLEAAFMVPVFVAAALLLPRGVPSTTLSYGRLLASLWPLARDHRPIRESMIIQALLWACFNAFWVNLAALLADGPWHLGSAWAGGFGLIGAAGALAASLGGRASDRIGTRAVVGASIGIVTLAYLLLYGANVSLAFLVLGVIVLDIGVQAGLVSNQTRAFAVDPSAQGRINSLYMTATFFGGAVGTIASGWLMARFGWTGIVVFGIALGLVACAIHWIGAPGRTRGAAGWDTAGFRPE; translated from the coding sequence ATGATGGCGATCATCGCCGGCGCGGTGATCACCAACATCTATTGCACCCAGCCTATCTTGCCGTTGATCAAGGCAGGCTTGAGGGTCGACGTGACAAAGGTCGATTTTGTCGCCGCGGCAGCGCTGCTCGGTTTTTCGACCGGACTGGCGTTGCTGTTGCCGCTTGGCGACCGCTTCGATCGGCGCAAGCTCGTGCTCGGCCAGATCGCGCTTGCCTTCGTCTTCGCGGCGGCGGCGGCCGTCGCACCCGGCATCTGGACGCTGATCGCGGCTTCTTTCGGTCTTGGCATCGTCAGTTGCGTGCCGCAGCAACTCGTGCCCTTCGCAGCCGTCATGTCACGGCCGACAGAGCGGGGACGTTCGGTCGGAACGGTCGTCAGCGGCATCATGGTCGGCATCCTGCTCGGCCGCACGATCGCCGGCGCAGTCGGCGCGGCATACGGCTGGCGCGCGGTCTACGGCCTCGAAGCGGCATTCATGGTGCCGGTCTTTGTCGCCGCCGCCTTGCTCCTGCCACGGGGCGTGCCCTCCACGACACTCTCCTATGGCCGACTGCTCGCTTCGCTTTGGCCATTGGCGCGGGATCATCGTCCGATTCGCGAATCGATGATCATTCAGGCGCTGCTGTGGGCCTGCTTCAATGCTTTCTGGGTCAACCTGGCGGCGCTCCTTGCCGATGGGCCGTGGCATCTGGGCAGCGCGTGGGCGGGAGGCTTCGGTCTCATCGGCGCGGCGGGTGCGCTTGCCGCGTCACTCGGCGGCCGTGCCTCCGATCGGATCGGGACCCGCGCCGTGGTTGGAGCCAGCATCGGTATCGTCACGCTGGCTTATCTGCTGCTCTACGGCGCGAACGTGTCTCTGGCTTTTCTGGTGCTCGGCGTCATTGTGCTCGACATCGGCGTGCAAGCCGGCCTGGTATCCAACCAGACCCGCGCCTTTGCCGTCGATCCGTCAGCACAGGGCCGCATCAACAGCCTCTACATGACCGCCACGTTCTTTGGCGGCGCCGTCGGCACAATAGCCAGCGGCTGGCTGATGGCCCGCTTCGGCTGGACCGGCATCGTCGTCTTCGGTATCGCACTCGGGCTTGTCGCCTGCGCAATTCACTGGATAGGCGCGCCTGGCCGCACTCGGGGCGCCGCGGGTTGGGATACCGCCGGCTTCAGGCCAGAATAA
- a CDS encoding LysR family transcriptional regulator codes for MDRLEAMSMLVAVTEKGSLSAAGRDLQVPLATLSRKLSDLEALLGTRLLIRTTRKLTLTDAGIAYVAAARRILEEVDEAEREAAGEFTEPKGELVVTAPLMFGRLHVLPVVADFLAAFPEINIRLILSDRNVDLIGDHVDMAVRIGALPDSSMVATQIGVMRTVTCASPALLADRGTPQTPDDLLRLPCVTVDTPMPSPSWRFRNPRSGTAIDVPILPRLTVTTAEAAAQAAIRKVGIVRLLHYQAAQAIERGELQIFFEAYEPQPAPVHLVHVARGQMPLKMRRFLDFAVPRLKQLLGGISSTQTSPTK; via the coding sequence TTGGACCGTCTGGAAGCCATGTCGATGCTGGTGGCGGTAACGGAGAAAGGCAGCCTGTCCGCGGCGGGACGGGATTTGCAGGTGCCGCTGGCCACCCTCAGCCGCAAGCTTTCCGACCTGGAAGCACTGCTCGGCACCCGGCTGCTGATCCGCACGACACGCAAGCTCACGCTCACGGATGCCGGTATCGCCTACGTTGCGGCGGCGCGCCGCATCCTTGAAGAGGTCGACGAGGCCGAGCGCGAAGCGGCCGGTGAGTTCACCGAGCCCAAGGGTGAATTGGTCGTGACCGCGCCGCTTATGTTCGGGCGCCTGCATGTGTTGCCCGTTGTCGCCGATTTCCTGGCGGCTTTCCCCGAAATCAACATCCGGCTCATTTTGTCCGACCGCAACGTGGATCTCATCGGCGACCACGTGGACATGGCGGTACGCATCGGGGCGCTGCCCGACAGCTCGATGGTGGCAACACAAATCGGCGTGATGCGGACAGTGACGTGCGCCAGCCCCGCGCTCCTTGCCGATCGTGGTACGCCGCAGACCCCCGATGATTTGCTGCGTCTTCCCTGCGTAACCGTGGATACCCCCATGCCTTCGCCATCCTGGCGCTTTCGCAATCCACGATCGGGCACTGCGATCGACGTGCCCATCCTGCCGCGCTTGACCGTCACGACCGCGGAAGCCGCAGCCCAGGCGGCAATCCGCAAGGTCGGCATCGTCCGGTTATTGCATTACCAAGCGGCACAAGCCATCGAGCGCGGTGAGCTGCAAATCTTTTTCGAGGCGTATGAGCCACAACCGGCTCCCGTTCATCTTGTCCACGTAGCGCGTGGGCAGATGCCGTTGAAAATGCGCCGCTTCCTCGATTTTGCCGTGCCACGCCTCAAACAGCTACTCGGTGGTATCAGTTCCACGCAGACCAGCCCTACCAAATAA
- a CDS encoding pyridoxamine 5'-phosphate oxidase family protein has translation MSYGFLDIAVTPSVRAVQAKMGVDHLWQDFKGHRDFDRFTEREAAFIAERDSFYLATVSETGWPYVQHRGGPRGFFKLVDDRTLAFADYRGNRQYISTGNLAADGRVCLFLMDYVHRARLKVYAHAEILALDDAPALTALVTVPDYKATLERVFRLRLETFDWNCPQHITPRFTEQEITEAVRPLRDRLARLETENAELRARLVVRRTLPDRDGE, from the coding sequence ATGTCGTATGGTTTTCTCGATATCGCCGTAACGCCCAGCGTCAGGGCTGTGCAGGCCAAGATGGGCGTCGATCACCTCTGGCAGGACTTCAAAGGGCATCGCGACTTTGATCGATTCACCGAGCGCGAAGCCGCTTTCATCGCCGAGCGCGACAGTTTCTACCTTGCAACGGTTTCGGAAACGGGCTGGCCCTACGTTCAGCACCGCGGCGGTCCACGCGGTTTTTTCAAGCTGGTCGACGATCGGACGCTCGCTTTTGCCGACTATCGCGGCAATCGCCAATACATCAGCACCGGCAATCTTGCCGCCGACGGCCGTGTCTGCCTGTTTCTTATGGACTACGTCCACCGCGCCCGGCTCAAGGTCTACGCGCACGCAGAAATCCTTGCGCTCGATGACGCCCCGGCGCTGACCGCGCTTGTTACCGTGCCCGACTACAAAGCCACACTCGAACGCGTCTTTCGGTTGCGCCTGGAAACGTTCGACTGGAATTGCCCGCAGCACATCACACCGCGATTCACCGAGCAGGAAATCACCGAGGCGGTTCGGCCGCTGCGCGATCGCCTGGCTCGACTCGAAACCGAAAACGCCGAGTTGCGTGCGCGTCTTGTTGTGCGCCGCACCTTACCGGATCGGGATGGTGAATGA
- a CDS encoding LysR family transcriptional regulator, with product MDLNALEDFQLVAMHGGFGRASRASGRPKATLSRRVADLEEALGIRLIERGAHSLALTEAGQLLLSRTEGPMHEVADAVAAARDGLATPRGRLRIAAPLLFSQTALGLLAARFRVIYPDVEIEAVAEDRMVNLVDEHFDVAIRINPRKDSVLVGRCFAKDRLVLAAAPSVQMPKGRRDKPFKVPAVVMPTYRDGDVWTVRNGQFTVEPQPVLRLSSLLMVRDAIAAGAGAAMVPQSIIASLLEKGELVTWGIAGDEVELWVLHTSRRLQSPKVRAFVEFMCNQYPNGSFTIPIR from the coding sequence ATGGATCTCAATGCCCTCGAAGACTTTCAACTGGTGGCCATGCACGGCGGCTTTGGAAGAGCCAGCCGCGCCAGCGGCCGGCCCAAGGCGACCCTATCGCGTCGCGTCGCCGATCTCGAAGAAGCACTGGGGATTCGACTCATCGAGCGAGGCGCGCATAGCCTGGCATTGACCGAAGCCGGTCAACTATTGCTCAGCAGAACAGAGGGACCGATGCACGAGGTCGCCGACGCGGTAGCCGCGGCACGGGATGGTCTTGCCACGCCGCGAGGCCGTCTGCGTATCGCGGCACCGCTGCTGTTTTCGCAGACGGCACTGGGGCTGCTTGCCGCCAGGTTCCGGGTGATCTATCCCGACGTCGAGATCGAAGCCGTGGCCGAGGATCGCATGGTCAATCTCGTTGACGAACATTTCGATGTCGCCATCCGCATCAATCCGCGCAAGGACAGTGTGCTGGTCGGCAGGTGCTTTGCCAAAGACAGGTTGGTTCTTGCCGCCGCACCATCGGTTCAAATGCCCAAAGGTCGGCGCGACAAGCCATTCAAGGTTCCGGCAGTCGTCATGCCGACCTACCGCGACGGCGATGTATGGACTGTGCGCAATGGGCAATTCACCGTTGAACCGCAACCCGTTCTACGCCTGTCGTCACTCTTGATGGTCCGCGATGCCATCGCTGCCGGCGCAGGGGCGGCCATGGTGCCGCAGTCCATCATCGCAAGCCTGCTGGAAAAGGGCGAACTGGTGACGTGGGGCATTGCCGGCGACGAAGTCGAGCTTTGGGTTCTGCACACGTCTCGCCGTTTGCAGAGCCCCAAGGTTCGGGCCTTCGTGGAGTTCATGTGCAACCAGTACCCGAATGGATCATTCACCATCCCGATCCGGTAA
- a CDS encoding NADP-dependent oxidoreductase: MNNVRALVLTEFGGPSAAQVSSVAAPTAGAGQVRVRVHAAGVNGLDWKVREGYVRDAYPLQLPTVLGIELAGVVDAVGPGVSGLRKGDRVMGPLGGMGAYADLVAVNAANLSLVPDSLDFVAAAALPVASVAAWQSLNLAGPIHAGQRILIQGASGGLGGFAVQYAHQAGAVVFATALSKHADYVRSLGADHVIAYDKEQFEATASDIDLVLDYVGGEVLNRSWSVLADDGVIVSTASPAILASTPAGRRGLWFVNTPEAARLQAIADDVVHGRLQSKVAAVVRFDELSEAIELNRTQPQVGKTIVDFSR, encoded by the coding sequence ATGAACAACGTTCGCGCATTGGTACTTACCGAATTTGGCGGCCCGAGCGCCGCCCAGGTTTCCTCAGTCGCGGCACCGACAGCAGGTGCAGGCCAGGTGCGGGTCCGCGTCCATGCCGCGGGCGTCAATGGGCTGGACTGGAAGGTCCGCGAGGGCTATGTCCGCGACGCCTATCCGCTGCAACTGCCCACCGTTCTGGGCATTGAACTGGCCGGCGTTGTCGACGCCGTAGGCCCGGGTGTTAGCGGGCTGCGCAAGGGCGACCGCGTGATGGGGCCGCTGGGCGGCATGGGCGCCTACGCTGACTTGGTGGCGGTCAATGCGGCCAATCTCAGTTTGGTGCCCGACTCGCTGGACTTCGTGGCGGCGGCCGCCTTGCCGGTCGCTTCGGTGGCCGCGTGGCAAAGCCTGAATCTCGCCGGCCCGATCCATGCCGGTCAGCGCATCCTGATCCAGGGTGCGTCCGGCGGCCTGGGCGGATTCGCGGTGCAGTACGCGCATCAGGCCGGTGCCGTGGTGTTTGCCACGGCCCTGAGCAAGCACGCCGACTACGTCCGCAGCCTGGGCGCGGATCACGTCATTGCCTACGACAAGGAGCAGTTCGAGGCCACGGCGAGCGACATCGACCTGGTGCTCGACTACGTCGGCGGCGAAGTGCTGAACCGCTCGTGGTCCGTGCTCGCCGACGATGGCGTCATCGTCAGCACCGCTTCGCCCGCCATTCTGGCAAGCACCCCTGCGGGGCGCCGCGGCCTCTGGTTCGTGAACACGCCGGAGGCTGCGCGACTGCAAGCGATCGCCGACGACGTGGTACATGGGCGCTTGCAGTCCAAGGTCGCGGCCGTTGTGCGCTTTGACGAGCTTTCCGAGGCGATCGAACTCAATCGGACCCAGCCGCAGGTCGGCAAGACCATTGTGGATTTTTCCCGCTGA
- a CDS encoding SDR family oxidoreductase, producing the protein MTILVTGATGAVGGQVVEQLAKRGADVRALVRDPSKANFPVGVGVVQGDLLDVDSLRSAYSGVSTLFLLNAVVPDEYTQALIALNVAREAGIERIVYLSVIHSDLYVNVPHFAGKFGVERMIEKMGFNATILRPAYFITNDITIKDVVTGYGVYPMPIGSKGLAMVDPRDVGEIAAIELIGREQAAGPLALDRINLVGPDTLTGADVASIWTQVLGRPIAYAGDDTAGFEKNLRQFMPSWMAFDMRLMSERFLTDGMIPETGDVQRLTALLGRPLRSYRDFVSEIATSA; encoded by the coding sequence ATGACCATTCTCGTTACTGGCGCTACCGGCGCTGTCGGCGGCCAAGTCGTCGAACAACTCGCCAAGCGCGGCGCCGATGTTCGCGCGCTTGTCCGCGATCCCTCTAAAGCGAACTTTCCGGTGGGCGTCGGCGTCGTCCAGGGCGACCTGCTCGACGTCGATTCTTTGCGCAGCGCTTACTCAGGCGTCTCGACACTGTTCCTGCTCAACGCGGTGGTGCCCGACGAATACACCCAAGCGCTGATCGCGCTCAACGTCGCCCGTGAGGCCGGCATCGAGCGGATCGTCTATCTGTCGGTGATTCACAGCGACCTCTACGTGAACGTACCGCACTTCGCGGGCAAGTTTGGCGTTGAGCGCATGATCGAGAAGATGGGGTTCAACGCTACCATCCTGCGCCCCGCCTACTTCATCACCAACGACATAACGATCAAGGACGTGGTGACCGGATATGGCGTCTATCCCATGCCGATCGGCAGCAAGGGTCTGGCGATGGTCGACCCGCGCGACGTCGGCGAAATCGCGGCCATCGAGCTCATCGGCCGCGAGCAAGCTGCTGGCCCGCTTGCCCTCGACCGAATCAACCTCGTCGGTCCCGATACGCTGACCGGCGCGGATGTCGCCTCGATTTGGACGCAAGTCCTGGGTCGCCCGATCGCCTATGCGGGCGATGACACCGCCGGGTTCGAAAAGAACCTGCGGCAGTTCATGCCGAGCTGGATGGCCTTTGACATGCGCCTGATGAGCGAGCGTTTCCTCACCGACGGAATGATCCCTGAAACCGGCGATGTGCAGCGGCTGACCGCGCTCCTGGGGCGCCCACTTCGCTCCTACCGCGACTTCGTTTCCGAGATCGCGACCTCGGCCTGA
- a CDS encoding MarC family protein has translation MIWPDLVQLSGAVLLILGAVLPVVNPLGDAPIFLKMTPGCDEETRAFLAKRIAFYSFIFVLGSLLLGSFVLAVFGISIPVVQVAGGAIVCALAWKVLGDMPKAGEVKPDQHHAKIIALGRAITPLTLPMTIDAGVISVAITVGAFHSDTLKHTVIQLLADIVGAAVIALTILLTYRYAHRVSKWIGDTGTTVLIRLSAFMMLCIGVGICWNGIKSLLMEVGVHG, from the coding sequence ATGATCTGGCCTGACTTGGTACAACTTAGCGGGGCAGTTCTGCTGATTCTCGGCGCTGTCCTGCCCGTGGTGAATCCATTGGGCGATGCGCCGATATTCCTGAAGATGACGCCCGGCTGCGATGAAGAAACCCGCGCCTTCCTGGCCAAGCGCATCGCGTTCTACTCGTTCATTTTTGTACTCGGGTCGTTGTTGCTCGGCTCTTTCGTGCTTGCCGTATTCGGCATTTCGATACCCGTGGTGCAAGTGGCTGGAGGAGCCATTGTGTGCGCGCTGGCATGGAAGGTTCTAGGCGATATGCCGAAGGCGGGCGAGGTGAAACCTGACCAACATCATGCCAAAATCATCGCGCTTGGACGGGCAATTACCCCGCTGACGCTGCCCATGACAATCGATGCCGGCGTCATCTCCGTTGCGATTACCGTCGGCGCCTTTCACTCGGACACGCTCAAACACACTGTCATCCAGCTGCTTGCAGACATCGTTGGCGCCGCGGTCATTGCACTAACCATTCTGCTGACGTATCGCTATGCTCACCGAGTCAGCAAGTGGATCGGAGACACCGGTACAACGGTGCTGATACGACTTTCCGCGTTCATGATGTTGTGCATCGGCGTGGGGATCTGCTGGAATGGAATCAAGTCTCTGCTGATGGAAGTGGGCGTTCACGGCTAG
- a CDS encoding type 1 glutamine amidotransferase domain-containing protein, with protein MNILMVLTSHDQLGNTGKKTGFWLEEFAAPYYVFADAGATLTLASPLGGQPPLDPKSDDAASQTDATRRFKADKDAQSALAATVKLSTLQASHFDAVFYPGGHGPLWDLAQDAASIALIDAMIAAGKPVAAVCHAPGVLRQARSPEGKPLVKGKNVTGFTNTEEAAAGLSKVVPFLVEDMLKEHGAHFTKAADWQPHVVVDGLLITGQNPASSEPAAKALLAALRTA; from the coding sequence ATGAACATCCTGATGGTCCTCACCTCCCACGATCAGCTCGGCAACACGGGCAAGAAAACCGGCTTCTGGCTCGAAGAGTTCGCAGCGCCCTACTATGTGTTTGCGGACGCGGGCGCCACGCTCACATTGGCCTCGCCGTTGGGCGGCCAGCCGCCGCTCGACCCCAAGAGCGACGACGCGGCCTCGCAAACCGATGCCACGCGCCGCTTCAAGGCCGACAAAGACGCGCAGTCGGCGTTGGCCGCGACGGTAAAATTATCGACGTTGCAGGCGAGCCACTTCGACGCCGTGTTCTATCCCGGCGGGCACGGTCCTTTGTGGGACCTGGCCCAAGACGCCGCGTCAATCGCGCTGATCGACGCGATGATCGCCGCGGGCAAGCCGGTCGCGGCCGTATGCCACGCACCCGGCGTGCTGCGACAGGCGCGGTCGCCCGAGGGCAAGCCGCTGGTGAAAGGCAAAAACGTCACCGGCTTTACCAACACCGAGGAAGCGGCCGCCGGACTGTCCAAGGTCGTGCCGTTCCTGGTGGAAGACATGCTCAAGGAGCACGGCGCGCATTTCACCAAGGCGGCCGACTGGCAACCGCATGTGGTGGTCGATGGCCTGCTGATCACGGGCCAGAACCCGGCCTCGTCCGAGCCCGCGGCCAAGGCGCTGCTGGCCGCACTGCGCACCGCGTAG
- a CDS encoding NADP-dependent oxidoreductase has translation MSQNTTVNRRIVLSTRPRGAPTAQNFRLERAPVPEPQTGQLLLRTLYLSLDPYMRGRMSEEPSYAAPVGIGDVMVGATVCRVEMSRHDAFGVGDLVLGYSGWQDYALSDGKDLTTLSHNDTHPSHALGVLGMPGFTAFMGLLDIGRPAAGETVVVAAASGAVGSVVGQIAKIKGCNVVGIAGGEEKCRYVVNELGIDFCIDHRAADFPGQLAAACPKGIDVYFENVGGAVFDAVLPLLNTKARVPVCGLIAAYNATELPPGPDRLGLLVGTLLRKRIKMQGFIIFDDYASRWSEFADTMRAWVQEHKVKVREDIVFGLENAPAAFIGLLEGKNFGKLVIQLTR, from the coding sequence ATGTCGCAAAACACCACCGTCAACCGCCGCATCGTTCTAAGCACCAGGCCGCGCGGCGCGCCCACCGCGCAGAACTTCCGTCTCGAACGTGCTCCTGTGCCCGAGCCGCAAACCGGCCAGCTCCTGCTGCGCACGCTCTACCTTTCATTGGACCCTTATATGCGCGGCCGAATGAGCGAGGAGCCGTCGTATGCCGCGCCGGTAGGCATAGGCGATGTCATGGTGGGCGCCACGGTCTGCCGAGTCGAGATGTCCCGACACGATGCCTTCGGCGTTGGCGATCTGGTGCTGGGCTACTCAGGTTGGCAGGACTACGCACTGTCCGACGGCAAGGACTTGACGACGCTGTCGCACAACGATACCCATCCCTCACATGCGCTGGGCGTGCTGGGCATGCCCGGCTTTACAGCCTTCATGGGCCTACTGGACATCGGCCGTCCAGCGGCGGGGGAAACCGTCGTCGTCGCGGCGGCGAGCGGTGCAGTGGGTTCCGTGGTCGGCCAGATCGCCAAGATCAAAGGCTGCAACGTGGTCGGCATCGCGGGGGGAGAAGAAAAGTGCCGGTATGTGGTCAACGAACTGGGCATAGACTTCTGCATCGACCATCGCGCCGCCGACTTTCCAGGCCAGTTGGCTGCAGCGTGTCCCAAAGGCATCGACGTCTACTTCGAGAACGTCGGCGGTGCTGTCTTCGATGCCGTGCTGCCGCTGCTGAACACCAAGGCGCGCGTGCCGGTTTGCGGCCTGATCGCGGCATACAACGCCACCGAGCTGCCGCCGGGTCCGGACAGGCTGGGCCTGCTTGTCGGCACGCTGCTGCGCAAGCGCATCAAGATGCAGGGTTTCATCATCTTCGACGATTACGCCTCGCGCTGGAGCGAGTTCGCCGACACGATGCGCGCGTGGGTGCAGGAACACAAAGTCAAGGTCCGGGAAGACATTGTCTTCGGTCTGGAGAACGCGCCCGCGGCCTTTATCGGTCTGCTCGAAGGCAAAAACTTCGGCAAGCTGGTCATTCAGCTTACGCGATAA